The Euphorbia lathyris chromosome 8, ddEupLath1.1, whole genome shotgun sequence genome has a window encoding:
- the LOC136203188 gene encoding putative clathrin assembly protein At5g57200 has product MGTFTSFRKAYGALKDTTKVGLAKVNSEYKELDIAIVKATNHVECPPKERHVRKIFSATSVIRPRADVAYCIHALSKRLSKTRNWIVAIKTLIVIHRTLREGDPTFREELLNYAHRGNILQISNFKDDSSPMAWDCSAWVRTYALFLEERLECFRVLRYDIEAEKLTKSSPIATKVHSRTRQLSRDELLEQLPALQQLLYRLIGCQPEGASYSNYLVQYALALILKESFKIYCAINDGIINLVDMFFDMSRHDAVKALNIYKRAGHQAENLAEFYEYCKGLDLARNFQFPTLRQPPPSFLATMEEYIKEAPQSGSFTKRLEYREEEILAITEREEEPLEEAEEEAVKVEEETVEEAQPQEVEPVVEAPPLISTDEPIDLLGLNELNPQALQIEESNALALAIIQPGNTSYSSSALSELGRPNAAGWELALVTTPSNNLSSQVVDTHLAGGFDRLLLDSLYEDDASRRQIQLQNAGYGYNGMATVHNPFEQQQQQQQQLLLHDPFAMSNSIAPPTNVQMAMMNQQQMMFQQQQQHQQQQQMMFPYQYQQLQPQYSQSQQMQPMTSANPFGDPFSALSQNPLPPHGNHMLI; this is encoded by the exons atgggAACATTTACCAGTTTCAGAAAAGCATATGGGGCACTTAAAGATACAACCAAGGTTGGGCTTGCAAAGGTTAATAGCGAATACAag GAATTGGATATTGCCATTGTAAAAGCTACCAATCATGTAGAATGTCCTCCTAAGGAACGTCATGTCAGAA AAATCTTTTCAGCAACTTCAGTAATTCGTCCAAGAGCAGATGTTGCATATTGCATACATGCACTTTCCAAGAGATTATCTAAGACTCGAAATTGGATT GTTGCAATAAAGACATTGATAGTGATACATAGAACATTAAGAGAGGGGGATCCTACATTCAGAGAGGAGCTTTTAAATTATGCACATAGAGGAAATATTCTCCAAATTTCCAATTTCAAAGATGATTCAAGCCCAATGG CATGGGATTGCTCGGCATGGGTTCGGACATATGCACTTTTCCTAGAGGAAAGACTTGAGTGTTTTAGGGTTTTAAGATATGATATCGAGGCCGAAAAATTGACCAAATCATCACCTATTGCAACCAAG GTACATAGTAGAACCAGACAATTGAGTAGAGATGAATTATTAGAACAATTACCTGCATTACAACAGCTTCTTTATCGTCTTATTGGTTGTCag CCTGAAGGAGCATCCTATAGTAATTATCTCGTACAATATGCCTTGGCCCTG ATTTTAAAAGAAAGCTTCAAGATATATTGTGCAATCAATGATGGAATTATCAATCTTGTGGACatg TTTTTTGATATGTCAAGACATGATGCAGTTAAAGCACTTAATATTTACAAAAGAGCTGGGCACCag GCAGAAAATCTTGCAGAATTTTATGAATATTGCAAGGGTTTGGATTTAGCCAGAAACTTCCAATTTCCAACATTGAGACAG CCTCCTCCATCCTTCCTAGCAACAATGGAAGAATATATTAAAGAAGCACCTCAGTCAGGTTCTTTTACTAAAAGATTG GAATATAGAGAAGAAGAAATCTTAGCAATAacagaaagggaagaagaaccattagaagaagcagaagaagaagcagtGAAAGTTGAAGAAGAAacagtagaagaagctcaaccTCAAGAGGTTGAACCAGTGGTTGAAGCTCCACCTTTGATCTCTACTGATGAACCTATTGATCTTCTT GGTTTGAATGAATTAAATCCACAAGCTTTGCAGATAGAGGAAAGCAATGCTTTGGCTCTTGCAATTATTCAGCCTG GGAATACATCATATTCATCAAGTGCATTAAGCGAGCTTGGGCGACCAAATGCAGCAGGATGGGAGCTTGCACTTGTTACTACACCAAGCAACAATCTTAGTAGTCAAGTTGTAGACACCCATTTG GCTGGTGGGTTTGATAGGTTATTACTGGATAGCTTATATGAAGATGATGCATCCAGAAGACAAATACAACTACAAAATGCAGGTTATGGATACAATGGCATGGCTACAGTACACAATCCATTTGAACAAcaacaacagcaacaacaacaacttcTATTACATGACCCATTTGCAATGTCTAATAGCATAGCACCTCCAACAAATGTACAAATGGCAATGATGAATCAACAACAAATGATGttccaacaacaacaacaacatcaacaacaacaacaaatgatgtttccTTATCAATATCAACAACTACAACCTCAATATTCTCAGTCTCAACAAATGCAACCAATGACTTCTGCAAATCCTTTTGGAGATCCTTTTTCTGCTCTATCACAAAATCCACTTCCACCACATGGAAACCATATGTTAATTTAg